From the Dermacentor albipictus isolate Rhodes 1998 colony unplaced genomic scaffold, USDA_Dalb.pri_finalv2 scaffold_40, whole genome shotgun sequence genome, one window contains:
- the LOC139052856 gene encoding low-density lipoprotein receptor-related protein 1B-like yields MATPPRGMRTLRRSVLASAIIFVAALETVAPLSLTKVVDTSFSCSGKLFKCVAGGDCIPGRWQCDGTRDCMDGSDEQDCHANRTCLEDQFKCGQGGHCIPVTFRCDGVRDCEDGSDEANCTSAENCKQAGFACRDSGECIHVLKRCDGKRDCKDGSDEESCTSARACSETEFACKDKGHCILATWRCDGDTDCSDRSDEENCTSAHTCSEAQFACKGNGHCISATWRCDGYTDCSDHSDEENCTSARTCPETEFACKDSSRCILAAWRCDGDPDCSDGSDEHVATCNEGFVCPPNKFLCKSLGQFVCVRNERRCNGDNDCDDAVDEKNCTRPQTCSEKEFTCNDRAQCIPVALRCDGTRDCVDGSDENFVGCLSKAPCPTDQFACRRTQEGSLTCLPRALLCDGHTQCPDGSDEVGCENRICEAGEFRCTTGRCVPQQWACDGKADCPDGLDEDERLCNAFMTACTPNQLSCASHDDRVICVDEAQRCDGHVDCVDGSDERLNCARLAFHCRGSHLRCDNGRCIPNPWRCDGEDDCFDGSDEKGCASTDEERSQNCSVDEFSCSSGSACIPLNLRCDGRPDCPDESDEHDCPSEMSDFDRTISCRAASLITSRVLGRGCLNYSRRGKKTDEGKRAASATPSFLQTASAASYQSKENTALSDARKLVEASGVNRRALPPKAAAKLRATGRLAQGTLQHSNIVLVRSVSSCERKGASMATPPGGKPTLRRSVLASAFIFVAALETVASLSVTKLVDTSSSCSDKQFKCVAGGSCIPGWWQCDGTWDCRDGSDEQDCHANRTCLEDQFKCGQGAHCIPVTFRCDGERDCEDGSDEANCTSAENCKQAGFACRDSGECIPVLKRCDGKRDCGDGSDEESCTSARACSETEFACKDKGHCILATWRCDGDTDCSDRSDEENCTSAHTCSETEFACKDNGHCILATWRCDGDHDCSDHSDEDNCTSVHNCSETEFACKDNGHCILAKWRCDGDPDCADHSDEENCTSTRTCSVTEFACKDNGHCISATWRCDGEPDCLDHSDEENCTSVHNCSETEFACKDNGHCILAKWRCDGDPDCSDRSDEENCTFPHTCLPKQFACKDNGRCIRTNWRCDGERDCFDGSDEEDCKSARSCSETEFACQGNGHCILLKWRCDGDPDCSDHSDEENCTSARTCSETEFACKDNGHCILATWRCDGDPDCSDHSDEENCTSARTCSETEFACKDNGHCILATCRCDGDPDCSDHSDEENCTSVHNCSETEFACKDNGHCILAKWRCDGDPDCSDHSDEENCTSARTCSETEFACKDNGHCILATWRCDGDPDCSDHSDEENCTSARPCSEAQFACKDNGHCILATWRCDGDTDCSDHSDEENCTSARTCSETEFACKDNGHCILATWLCDGDPDCSDHSDEENCTSARPCSETEFACKDNGHCILATWRCDGDPDCSDHSDEENCTSARTCSKTEFACKDNGHCISATWRCDGDPDCSDRSDEENCTSAHNCSETEFACKDNGHCISVTWRCDGDPDCSDRSDEENCTSARTCSETEFACKDNGHCILATWRCDGDPDCSDRSDEENCTSAHNCSETEFACKDNGHCISVTWRCDGDPDCSDHSDEENCTSAPTCSETEFACKDNGHCISATWRCDGDPDCSDRSDEENCTSAHNCSETEFACKDNGHCISVTWRCDGDPDCSDRSDEENCTSARTCSETEFACKDNGHCISATWRCDGDPDCSDRSDEENCTSAHNCSETEFACKDNGHCISVTWRCDGDPDCSDHSDEENCTSARTCSETEFACKDNGHCISATWRCDGDPDCSDRSDEENCTSAHNCSETEFACKDNGHCISVTWRCDGDPDCSDRSDEENCTSPHTCLPKQFACKDNGRCIWTNWRCDGERDCFDGSDEEDCKSAPSCSETEFACTGNGHCILLKWRCDGDPDCSDHSDEANCTSAHTCSEMEFACKDNGDCILATWRCDGDPDCSDGSDEHVTTCNEGFVCPPNKFLCKSLGQFVCVPTERRCNGDIDCDDAVDEKNCTRPQTCSEKEFTCTDRAQCIPVALRCDGTRDCVDGSDENFVGCLSKAPCPTDQFACRRTQEGSLTCLPRALLCDGHTQCPDGSDEVGCENRICEAGEFRCTTGRCVPQQWACDGKADCPDGLDEDVRLCNAFMTACTPNQLSCVSHDDRVICVDEEQRCDGHVHCVDASDERLNCARLAFHCRGSHFRCDNGRCVPKPWKCDGEDDCFDGSDEKGCASTDEERSQNCSVDEFSCSSGSACIPLNLRCDRRPDCPDESDEHDCHSEVSNFV; encoded by the exons ATGGCCACCCCACCGCGCGGCATGCGTACATTGCGGCGGTCAGTGTTGGCTTCGGCGATCATCTTCGTCGCAGCACTGGAAACCGTAGCGCCTCTCTCGCTGACCAAAGTGGTGGACACAAGCTTCTCGTGCTCGGGCAAGCTGTTCAAGTGCGTTGCCGGAGGGGACTGCATCCCGGGACGGTGGCAGTGCGATGGAACGCGGGACTGCATGGACGGATCGGACGAGCAGGACTGCCACGCAAACAGGACGTGTCTCGAAGATCAATTCAAGTGCGGACAAGGTGGTCACTGCATCCCGGTCACCTTTCGTTGCGACGGTGTACGCGACTGCGAAGACGGATCCGACGAGGCCAACTGCACCTCGGCGGAGAACTGCAAACAGGCTGGCTTCGCTTGCAGGGATAGCGGAGAGTGCATACATGTGCTCAAGCGTTGCGACGGTAAGCGGGACTGCAAAGACGGCTCGGATGAAGAAAGCTGTACGTCCGCACGCGCTTGTTCGGAAACAGAATTTGCCTGCAAGGACAAAGGTCATTGCATATTGGCAACGTGGCGGTGCGACGGTGACACCGACTGCTCGGACCGCTCGGACGAAGAGAACTGTACGTCTGCACACACTTGTTCGGAAGCACAATTTGCCTGCAAGGGCAATGGCCATTGCATTTCGGCGACGTGGAGATGTGACGGTTACACCGACTGCTCAGACCACTCAGACGAAGAAAACTGTACGTCCGCGCGCACCTGTCCGGAAACAGAATTTGCCTGTAAGGACAGTAGTCGTTGCATATTGGCAGCGTGGCGGTGTGATGGTGACCCCGACTGTTCTGATGGTTCGGACGAGCATGTTGCCACGTGCAACGAAGGTTTCGTCTGCCCACCCAACAAATTTCTTTGCAAGTCTCTCGGTCAATTTGTGTGTGTTCGCAACGAGCGGAGGTGCAACGGCGATAATGACTGTGACGACGCCGTGGACGAGAAGAACTGCACCCGACCTCAAACGTGCTCAGAGAAAGAATTTACCTGCAACGACAGAGCACAGTGCATACCTGTTGCATTGCGCTGTGACGGTACACGCGACTGCGTAGACGGTTCAGACGAAAATTTTGTGGGCTGCCTAAGTAAGGCACCATGCCCGACGGACCAATTCGCTTGCAGACGCACGCAGGAGGGCTCGCTGACGTGCTTACCTAGGGCGTTGCTGTGCGACGGTCACACACAGTGCCCCGACGGCTCCGACGAAGTCGGCTGCGAGAACCGAATCTGCGAAGCCGGAGAGTTTCGTTGCACGACAGGGCGTTGCGTTCCCCAGCAGTGGGCCTGCGACGGCAAGGCCGACTGCCCGGATGGATTGGACGAGGACGAAAGATTATGCAACGCGTTCATGACGGCATGCACTCCGAACCAGCTGTCCTGCGCCTCGCATGACGACCGCGTTATCTGCGTCGACGAAGCGCAAAGGTGCGACGGACATGTGGACTGCGTCGACGGTAGCGACGAGAGGCTGAACTGCGCCAGGTTGGCCTTCCATTGTAGAGGGAGCCACTTGCGGTGCGACAACGGCAGGTGCATACCGAATCCCTGGAGGTGCGACGGTGAGGATGACTGCTTCGATGGAAGCGACGAGAAAGGCTGTGCCAGCACCGACGAGGAACGTTCCCAGAATTGCTCGGTTGACGAATTTTCGTGCTCCTCGGGTTCGGCGTGCATCCCGCTGAACTTGCGATGTGACGGCCGCCCCGACTGCCCCGATGAGTCCGACGAGCACGACTGCCCTTCAGAGATGTCCGATTTC GACCGTACAATTTCCTGCCGCGCTGCAAGTCTGATCACATCTCGTGTCCTTGGCCGTGGCTGTCTGAATTATTCTCGGCGGGGAAAAAAAACAGACGAAGGAAAACGTGCTGCGTCTGCTACGCCAAGCTTCCTTCAAACAGCGTCGGCTGCGAGTTATCAAAGTAAAGAAAACACCGCGCTCTCTGACGCGAGAAAGTTGGTTGAGGCCAGCGGCGTCAATCGACGAGCTCTCCCTCCTAAAGCGGCTGCGAAGCTCCGTGCGACAGGTCGACTAGCGCAAGGGACGCTTCAGCACAGCAACATAGTATTGGTCCGGTCAGTATCTTCCTGTGAACGCAAAGGGGCCAGCATGGCCACCCCACCGGGCGGCAAGCCTACATTGCGGCGGTCAGTGTTGGCTTCGGCGTTCATCTTCGTCGCAGCACTGGAAACCGTAGCGTCTCTTTCGGTGACCAAATTGGTGGACACAAGCTCCTCGTGCTCGGACAAGCAGTTCAAGTGCGTCGCCGGAGGGAGCTGCATCCCGGGATGGTGGCAGTGCGACGGAACGTGGGACTGCAGAGACGGATCGGACGAGCAGGACTGCCACGCCAACAGGACCTGTCTCGAAGATCAATTCAAGTGCGGACAAGGCGCTCACTGCATCCCGGTCACCTTTCGTTGCGACGGTGAACGCGACTGCGAAGACGGATCCGACGAGGCCAACTGCACCTCAGCGGAGAACTGCAAACAGGCTGGCTTCGCTTGCAGGGATAGCGGAGAGTGCATACCTGTGCTCAAGCGTTGCGACGGTAAGCGGGACTGCGGAGACGGCTCGGACGAAGAAAGCTGTACGTCTGCACGCGCTTGTTCGGAAACAGAATTCGCCTGCAAGGACAAAGGTCATTGCATATTGGCAACGTGGCGGTGCGACGGTGACACCGACTGCTCGGACCGCTCAGACGAAGAGAACTGTACGTCTGCACACACTTGTTCGGAAACAGAATTTGCCTGCAAGGACAACGGTCATTGCATATTGGCAACGTGGCGATGCGATGGTGACCACGACTGCTCCGACCACTCGGACGAAGACAACTGTACGTCTGTACACAATTGTTCGGAAACAGAATTTGCCTGTAAGGACAATGGTCATTGCATATTGGCAAAGTGGCGGTGTGACGGTGACCCCGACTGCGCGGACCACTCGGACGAAGAGAACTGTACGTCTACACGCACTTGTTCGGTAACAGAATTTGCCTGTAAGGACAATGGTCATTGCATTTCGGCGACGTGGCGATGTGATGGTGAACCTGACTGCTTGGACCACTCGGACGAAGAGAACTGTACGTCTGTACACAATTGTTCGGAAACAGAATTTGCCTGCAAGGACAATGGTCATTGCATATTGGCGAAGTGGCGGTGTGACGGTGACCCCGACTGCTCGGACCGCTCGGATGAAGAGAACTGTACGTTTCCACACACTTGCTTACCAAAGCAGTTCGCGTGCAAGGACAATGGTCGATGTATACGGACCAATTGGAGGTGCGACGGTGAACGCGACTGCTTCGATGGCTCGGACGAAGAGGACTGTAAGTCTGCACGCTCTTGTTCGGAAACAGAGTTTGCCTGTCAGGGCAACGGTCATTGCATACTGTTAAAGTGGCGATGCGATGGTGACCCCGACTGCTCGGACCACTCGGATGAAGAGAACTGTACGTCTGCACGCACTTGTTCGGAGACAGAATTTGCCTGCAAGGACAACGGTCATTGCATCTTGGCAACGTGGCGGTGTGACGGTGACCCCGACTGCTCGGACCACTCGGACGAAGAGAACTGTACGTCTGCACGCACTTGTTCGGAAACAGAATTTGCTTGCAAGGACAATGGTCATTGCATATTGGCAACGTGCCGGTGTGACGGTGACCCCGACTGCTCGGACCACTCGGACGAAGAGAACTGTACGTCTGTACACAATTGTTCGGAAACAGAATTTGCCTGTAAGGACAATGGTCATTGCATATTGGCAAAGTGGCGGTGTGACGGTGACCCCGACTGCTCGGACCACTCGGACGAAGAGAACTGTACGTCTGCACGCACTTGTTCGGAAACAGAATTTGCCTGCAAGGACAACGGTCATTGCATCTTGGCAACGTGGCGGTGTGACGGTGACCCCGACTGCTCGGACCACTCGGACGAAGAGAACTGTACGTCTGCACGCCCTTGTTCGGAAGCACAATTTGCCTGCAAGGACAATGGTCATTGCATATTGGCAACGTGGCGGTGTGACGGTGACACCGACTGCTCGGACCACTCGGACGAAGAGAACTGTACGTCTGCACGCACTTGTTCGGAAACAGAATTTGCCTGCAAGGACAATGGTCATTGCATCTTGGCAACGTGGCTGTGTGACGGTGACCCCGACTGCTCGGACCACTCGGACGAAGAGAACTGTACGTCTGCACGCCCTTGTTCGGAAACAGAATTTGCCTGCAAGGACAATGGTCATTGCATCTTGGCAACGTGGCGGTGTGACGGTGACCCCGACTGCTCGGACCACTCGGACGAAGAGAACTGTACGTCTGCACGCACTTGTTCGAAAACAGAATTTGCCTGCAAGGACAACGGTCATTGCATATCGGCGACATGGCGGTGTGATGGTGACCCCGACTGCTCGGACCGCTCGGACGAAGAGAACTGTACGTCTGCACACAATTGTTCGGAAACAGAATTTGCCTGCAAGGACAACGGTCATTGCATATCCGTGACGTGGCGATGTGACGGTGACCCCGACTGCTCGGACCGCTCGGATGAAGAGAACTGTACGTCTGCACGCACTTGTTCGGAAACAGAATTTGCCTGCAAGGACAATGGTCATTGCATCTTGGCAACGTGGCGGTGTGACGGTGACCCCGACTGCTCGGACCGCTCGGACGAAGAGAACTGTACGTCTGCACACAATTGTTCGGAAACAGAATTTGCCTGCAAGGACAACGGTCATTGCATATCCGTGACGTGGCGATGTGACGGTGACCCCGACTGCTCGGACCACTCGGACGAAGAGAACTGTACGTCTGCACCCACTTGTTCGGAAACAGAATTTGCCTGCAAGGACAACGGTCATTGCATATCGGCGACATGGCGGTGTGATGGTGACCCCGACTGCTCGGACCGCTCGGACGAAGAGAACTGTACGTCTGCACACAATTGTTCGGAAACAGAATTTGCCTGCAAGGACAACGGTCATTGCATATCCGTGACGTGGCGATGTGACGGTGACCCCGACTGCTCGGACCGCTCGGATGAAGAGAACTGTACGTCTGCACGCACTTGTTCGGAAACAGAATTTGCCTGCAAGGACAACGGTCATTGCATATCGGCGACATGGCGGTGTGATGGTGACCCCGACTGCTCGGACCGCTCGGACGAAGAGAACTGTACGTCTGCACACAATTGTTCGGAAACAGAATTTGCCTGCAAGGACAACGGTCATTGCATATCCGTGACGTGGCGATGTGACGGTGACCCCGACTGCTCGGACCACTCGGACGAAGAGAACTGTACGTCTGCACGCACTTGTTCGGAAACAGAATTTGCCTGCAAAGACAACGGTCATTGCATATCGGCGACATGGCGGTGTGATGGTGACCCCGACTGCTCGGACCGCTCGGACGAAGAGAACTGTACGTCTGCACACAATTGTTCGGAAACAGAATTTGCCTGCAAGGACAACGGTCATTGCATATCCGTGACGTGGCGATGTGACGGTGACCCCGACTGCTCGGACCGCTCGGATGAAGAGAACTGTACGTCTCCACACACTTGCTTACCAAAGCAGTTCGCGTGCAAGGACAATGGTCGATGTATATGGACCAATTGGAGGTGCGACGGTGAACGCGACTGCTTCGATGGCTCGGACGAAGAGGACTGTAAGTCGGCACCCTCTTGTTCGGAAACAGAGTTTGCCTGTACGGGCAACGGTCATTGCATACTGTTAAAGTGGCGATGCGATGGTGACCCTGACTGCTCGGACCACTCTGACGAAGCGAACTGTACGTCTGCACACACTTGTTCAGAAATGGAATTTGCTTGCAAGGACAATGGAGATTGCATTTTGGCGACATGGAGATGTGACGGTGACCCCGACTGTTCTGATGGTTCGGATGAGCATGTTACCACGTGCAACGAAGGTTTCGTCTGCCCACCTAACAAATTTCTTTGCAAGTCTCTCGGTCAATTTGTGTGTGTTCCCACCGAGCGGAGGTGCAACGGCGATATTGACTGTGACGACGCCGTAGACGAGAAGAACTGCACCCGACCTCAAACGTGCTCAGAGAAAGAGTTTACCTGCACCGACAGAGCACAGTGCATACCTGTAGCATTGCGCTGTGACGGTACACGCGACTGCGTAGACGGTTCAGACGAAAATTTTGTGGGCTGCCTAAGTAAGGCACCATGCCCGACGGACCAATTCGCTTGCAGACGCACGCAGGAGGGCTCGCTGACGTGCTTACCTAGGGCGTTGCTGTGCGACGGTCACACACAGTGCCCCGACGGCTCCGACGAAGTCGGCTGCGAGAACCGAATCTGCGAAGCCGGAGAGTTTCGATGCACGACAGGGCGTTGCGTTCCCCAGCAGTGGGCCTGCGACGGTAAGGCCGACTGCCCGGATGGATTGGACGAGGACGTAAGATTATGCAACGCGTTCATGACAGCATGCACTCCGAACCAGCTGTCCTGCGTCTCGCACGACGACCGCGTTATCTGCGTCGACGAAGAGCAAAGGTGCGACGGACATGTGCACTGCGTCGACGCTAGCGACGAGAGGCTGAACTGCGCCAGGTTGGCCTTCCATTGTAGAGGAAGCCACTTCCGGTGCGATAACGGCAGGTGCGTACCGAAGCCCTGGAAGTGCGACGGTGAGGATGACTGCTTCGATGGAAGCGACGAGAAAGGCTGTGCCAGCACCGACGAGGAACGTTCCCAGAATTGCTCGGTCGACGAATTTTCGTGCTCATCGGGTTCGGCGTGCATCCCGCTGAACTTGCGTTGTGACCGCCGGCCCGACTGCCCCGATGAGTCCGACGAGCATGACTGCCATTCAGAAGTGTCCAATTTCGTGTGA